One segment of Tetrapisispora phaffii CBS 4417 chromosome 1, complete genome DNA contains the following:
- the HHF1 gene encoding histone H4 (similar to Saccharomyces cerevisiae HHF1 (YBR009C); ancestral locus Anc_3.194), with the protein MSGRGKGGKGLGKGGAKRHRKILRDNIQGITKPAIRRLARRGGVKRISGLIYEEVRAVLKTFLESVIRDAVTYTEHAKRKTVTSLDVVYALKRQGRTLYGFGG; encoded by the coding sequence ATGTCCGGTAGAGGTAAAGGTGGTAAAGGTTTAGGTAAAGGTGGTGCTAAGAGACACAGAAAGATTCTAAGAGATAACATTCAAGGTATCACTAAGCCAGCTATCAGAAGATTAGCTAGAAGAGGTGGTGTTAAGCGTATTTCAGGTTTGATATACGAAGAAGTTAGAGCTGTCTTAAAGACCTTTTTGGAATCTGTCATTAGAGACGCTGTTACTTACACTGAACATGCCAAGAGAAAGACTGTCACTTCATTAGATGTTGTTTATGCTTTGAAGAGACAAGGTAGAACTTTATACGGTTTCGGTGGTTAA
- the HHT1 gene encoding histone H3 (similar to Saccharomyces cerevisiae HHT1 (YBR010W); ancestral locus Anc_3.193) codes for MARTKQTARKSTGGKAPRKQLASKAARKSAPSTGGVKKPHRYKPGTVALREIRRFQKSTELLIRKLPFQRLVREIAQDFKTDLRFQSSAIGALQESVEAYLVSLFEDTNLAAIHAKRVTIQKKDIKLARRLRGERS; via the coding sequence ATGGCCAGAACAAAGCAAACAGCAAGAAAATCCACTGGTGGTAAAGCACCAAGAAAACAATTAGCCTCCAAGGCTGCCAGAAAATCTGCTCCATCTACCGGTGGTGTCAAGAAACCTCACAGATATAAGCCAGGTACTGTCGCCTTAAGagaaattagaagattCCAAAAGTCTACCGAACTATTAATCAGAAAATTACCATTCCAAAGATTAGTTAGAGAAATTGCTCAAGATTTCAAGACTGATTTAAGATTCCAGTCTTCTGCTATCGGTGCTTTACAAGAATCTGTCGAAGCTTACTTAGTTTCTCTATTCGAAGATACTAATTTAGCTGCTATTCACGCTAAGAGAGTCACTATCCAAAAGAAGGATATCAAATTAGCTAGAAGACTAAGAGGTGAAAGATCATAA
- the IPP1 gene encoding inorganic diphosphatase IPP1 (similar to Saccharomyces cerevisiae IPP1 (YBR011C); ancestral locus Anc_3.191), which translates to MVYTTRQIGAKNTLDYRVFIEQDGKPVSPFHDIPLYADEENQILNMVVEIPRWTNAKLEITKEEALNPIIQDTKKGKLRFVRNCFPHHGYIHNYGAFPQTWEDPNEAHPETKAVGDNDPVDVLEIGETIAYTGQVKQVKVLGVMALLDEGETDWKVIAIDINDPLAPKLNDIEDVEKYFPGLLRATNEWFRIYKIPDGKPENQFAFSGEAKNRKYAMDIIKETHESWKKLISGNVPDTKGIDLVNTTLSNTASFSATAAAAVPAAAPLADAPIDKSIDKWFFISGSA; encoded by the coding sequence ATGGTCTACACTACCAGACAAATTGGTGCTAAGAACACATTAGATTACAGAGTTTTCATCGAACAGGATGGTAAACCAGTTTCTCCATTCCATGACATTCCATTATATGCTGATGAAGAAAACCAAATTTTAAACATGGTTGTTGAAATCCCTAGATGGACTAATGCTAAATTAGAAATCACCAAGGAAGAAGCTCTAAACCCAATTATTCAAGACACCAAGAAAGGTAAGTTAAGATTTGTTAGAAACTGTTTCCCTCATCACGGTTACATCCATAACTATGGTGCTTTCCCACAAACTTGGGAAGATCCAAACGAAGCTCATCCAGAAACTAAAGCTGTTGGTGACAATGATCCAGTTGATGTTTTAGAAATCGGTGAAACTATCGCTTACACTGGTCAAGTTAAACAAGTCAAAGTCTTAGGTGTCATGGCTTTGTTAGATGAAGGTGAAACTGACTGGAAGGTCATTGCCATCGACATCAATGATCCATTAGCTCCAAAGTTAAACGATATTGAAGATGTTGAAAAATACTTCCCAGGTTTATTAAGAGCCACCAATGAATGGTTCAGAATTTACAAAATCCCAGATGGTAAGCCAGAAAATCAATTCGCTTTCTCAGGTGAAGCTAAGAACAGAAAATATGCCATGGATATAATTAAGGAGACTCATGAATCCTGGAAGAAATTAATCTCTGGTAACGTTCCAGACACTAAAGGTATTGACTTAGTTAACACTACTTTATCTAACACTGCTTCCTTCAGTGCTactgctgctgctgctgttCCAGCTGCTGCCCCATTAGCTGATGCTCCAATTGACAAGTCTATTGACAAATGGTTCTTCATTTCCGGTTCTGCTTAA
- the TPHA0A04420 gene encoding uncharacterized protein, protein MFVTRYQSNGYRRVQTVDRRSFSLTAAVFAQHFSFLFSFIPSFSFFFFSSLFHYCTYSIILYFTLPFVSFIFRFVSSHLGSYFCLLNGYAFAIIVFHPSIIRFPPGRLLVCAVHGPRSTVHRLLPMIGAFHLPPIALPCTVCMYTFLAMCCTDPPTAVSFSYSKLLGHFNPHTQYFPHQ, encoded by the coding sequence ATGTTTGTAACCAGATACCAATCGAATGGGTACAGACGCGTCCAAACTGTCGATCGACGGAGTTTCTCTCTTACAGCTGCTGTGTTTGCCCAACATttctcttttcttttctcCTTTATTCCGtcgttttcttttttttttttttcttctctcTTCCATTATTGTACTTACTCTATTATACTTTATTTTACTTTACCGTTCGTTTCGTTTATTTTTCGATTCGTTTCATCTCACCTCGGCTCGTATTTTTGTCTCTTGAATGGGTACGCGTTCGCTATTATAGTGTTTCATCCTAGTATCATCCGCTTCCCTCCAGGAAGATTACTAGTCTGCGCTGTCCACGGTCCACGGTCCACTGTCCACCGTCTGCTTCCCATGATCGGTGCGTTCCATCTTCCGCCGATAGCACTTCCGTGCACCGTCTGTATGTATACCTTCCTCGCCATGTGCTGCACAGACCCTCCCACCGCCGTTTCTTTTTCCTATTCCAAACTTCTAGGACATTTTAACCCGCACACACAGTATTTCCCGCACCAGTAA